The following coding sequences lie in one Hyalangium minutum genomic window:
- a CDS encoding UDP-N-acetylmuramoyl-tripeptide--D-alanyl-D-alanine ligase, translated as MAARFTDEEVVKATGASRRTGLAPVEFTEVCTDTRALTPGCLFVALHGERFDAHAFLAQARAGGAAGAVVRDDRTLPPLPGTFPLYAVPDTQEALGALARVHRQRFQLPVAAVGGSNGKTTTKEMVGAILAVRGPALKTEGNLNNEVGVPLTLFRLEPSHVAAVIEVGMNHPGEITRLARIVRPRAGLITVVQPEHLEGLGSIEGVAEAEGELFRELNSDAVAVVNLDDALIPAQAARTNARKLTFGRAEAADVRLVRVETLGREGLRATVRYQGQEYPVRLHFIGEHNALNATGAFATGLALGYSPEECTRGLETARPYARRLNVVDGLHGITVIDDCYNANPASMDAALDTLRTLVPAGSRAVAVLGDMLELGPGELEEHRALGERAAGRVERVAFFGPRSEQGFRAASRLGDAAAHFTEVEPLVKWLQPQLKAGDVVLVKGSRGMRLERVVAALTGAAAPGGAH; from the coding sequence ATGGCCGCTCGATTCACGGATGAAGAGGTGGTGAAGGCGACCGGGGCCAGCCGGCGCACCGGCCTGGCTCCCGTGGAGTTCACCGAGGTCTGCACCGACACGCGGGCGCTGACCCCGGGCTGCCTCTTCGTGGCGCTCCATGGCGAGCGCTTCGATGCCCACGCCTTCCTGGCCCAGGCGCGCGCGGGTGGCGCGGCGGGCGCCGTGGTGAGGGATGACCGGACGCTGCCTCCTCTGCCAGGGACGTTCCCGCTCTATGCGGTGCCTGACACGCAGGAGGCGCTGGGAGCGTTGGCCCGCGTTCACCGCCAGCGCTTCCAGCTTCCCGTGGCGGCCGTGGGCGGCTCCAACGGGAAGACGACGACCAAGGAGATGGTGGGCGCCATCCTCGCGGTGCGCGGGCCGGCGCTGAAGACGGAGGGCAACCTCAACAACGAGGTGGGCGTCCCGCTCACGCTCTTCCGCCTGGAGCCGTCGCACGTGGCCGCCGTCATCGAGGTGGGCATGAACCACCCGGGCGAAATCACCCGGCTGGCGCGCATCGTCCGGCCGCGCGCGGGCCTCATCACCGTGGTGCAGCCCGAGCACCTCGAAGGGCTGGGCAGCATCGAGGGCGTCGCCGAGGCCGAGGGCGAGCTGTTCCGCGAGCTGAACTCCGACGCCGTCGCGGTGGTGAACCTGGATGACGCGCTGATTCCGGCGCAGGCGGCGCGCACGAATGCGCGCAAGCTGACCTTCGGGCGCGCGGAGGCCGCGGACGTGCGGCTGGTGCGTGTGGAGACACTGGGCCGCGAAGGCTTGCGCGCCACGGTGCGCTACCAGGGCCAGGAGTATCCCGTTCGCCTGCACTTCATCGGCGAGCACAACGCGCTCAACGCCACTGGGGCCTTCGCCACGGGGCTCGCGCTGGGCTACTCGCCGGAGGAGTGCACGCGGGGCCTGGAGACGGCGCGCCCGTACGCGCGGCGCCTCAACGTGGTGGATGGGCTCCACGGCATCACCGTGATTGACGACTGCTACAACGCCAACCCGGCCTCCATGGACGCGGCGCTCGATACGCTGCGCACGCTGGTGCCGGCGGGCTCGCGAGCGGTGGCGGTGCTCGGGGACATGCTGGAGCTGGGGCCCGGCGAACTGGAGGAGCACCGCGCTCTGGGCGAGCGGGCGGCGGGCAGGGTGGAGCGGGTGGCCTTTTTCGGCCCGCGCTCCGAGCAGGGTTTCCGGGCGGCCTCCCGCCTGGGTGACGCGGCGGCGCACTTCACCGAGGTGGAGCCGCTGGTGAAGTGGCTGCAACCCCAGCTCAAGGCGGGGGATGTGGTCCTGGTGAAGGGCAGCCGAGGCATGCGGCTGGAGCGGGTGGTGGCGGCCCTCACGGGCGCCGCGGCGCCTGGAGGAGCTCACTAG
- a CDS encoding UDP-N-acetylmuramoyl-L-alanyl-D-glutamate--2,6-diaminopimelate ligase, with protein MKLTDVLAGCGAEQVSGGRSSVDVTGVTQDSRRVKAGDLFVAVPGTKEDGAQYIGEAVSRGAVGVVSEKPVGSSQVPFFKVSSARKALALIAANFYGRPAQQLTLLGVTGTNGKTTVTYLLEAMSTAAYASTGVIGTLGYKVAGRTVELANTTPDALELHRILREMVDSGVETVVMEVSSHALVQERVHGLTFKAAAFTNLTRDHLDYHKDIEDYFQAKRKLFGEHLSPTGVAVVNGDDTYASRIYNELRGQKRMAWKFSRTGAGEISATDVSFSLQGIKATLKTPAGDIPVKSKLLGPHNLENILAAAGVALGAGMARRDVQTGIERMTKVSGRMERVENYMPGPAPAVLVDYAHTDDALKRALEAMRTLAKGRVIVVFGCGGDRDKGKRPLMGTAAAEGADLVVVTSDNPRTEDPEEIISQVTPGLEKGGLRRISSGKAKSGEKGYLVDVDRRAAIETAIGLAGPDDVVLIAGKGHETYQIIGGEKRQFDDREAAAKALASRPQG; from the coding sequence ATGAAGCTGACGGATGTCCTCGCAGGGTGTGGAGCGGAGCAGGTCTCGGGCGGTCGATCCTCGGTGGACGTGACGGGGGTGACGCAGGATTCGCGCCGGGTGAAGGCCGGTGATCTGTTCGTGGCCGTGCCAGGAACGAAGGAAGATGGCGCCCAATACATTGGCGAAGCGGTCTCTCGCGGTGCCGTGGGCGTGGTCTCCGAGAAGCCCGTGGGCTCCTCGCAGGTGCCCTTCTTCAAGGTGAGCAGTGCGCGCAAGGCGCTGGCCCTCATCGCCGCGAACTTCTATGGCCGCCCGGCACAGCAGCTCACGCTGCTCGGTGTCACCGGCACCAACGGAAAGACGACGGTCACCTATCTGCTCGAGGCCATGAGCACCGCCGCCTACGCCTCCACCGGCGTCATCGGCACGCTGGGCTACAAGGTCGCCGGGCGCACCGTGGAGCTGGCGAACACCACTCCGGATGCGCTGGAGCTGCACCGCATCCTCCGGGAGATGGTGGACTCGGGCGTGGAGACGGTGGTGATGGAGGTGTCCAGCCACGCTCTGGTTCAGGAGCGCGTGCACGGGCTCACCTTCAAGGCCGCCGCGTTCACCAACCTCACGCGCGACCACCTCGACTACCACAAGGACATCGAGGACTACTTCCAGGCCAAGCGGAAGCTCTTCGGCGAGCACCTGTCGCCCACCGGCGTCGCCGTGGTGAACGGGGACGACACCTACGCCTCGCGCATCTACAACGAGCTGCGCGGCCAGAAGCGCATGGCGTGGAAGTTCAGCCGCACGGGCGCCGGTGAGATTTCGGCCACCGATGTGTCCTTCTCGCTGCAGGGCATCAAGGCCACGCTGAAGACGCCCGCGGGCGACATCCCCGTGAAGAGCAAGCTGCTCGGGCCCCACAACCTGGAGAACATCCTGGCGGCGGCGGGCGTGGCGCTCGGCGCGGGCATGGCTCGGCGCGATGTGCAGACGGGCATCGAGCGCATGACGAAGGTCTCCGGCCGCATGGAGCGCGTAGAGAACTACATGCCCGGCCCCGCGCCCGCGGTGCTGGTGGACTACGCGCACACGGATGACGCGCTCAAGCGCGCCCTGGAGGCCATGCGCACCCTGGCCAAGGGCCGCGTCATCGTCGTGTTCGGCTGCGGCGGTGACCGCGACAAGGGCAAGCGCCCGCTGATGGGCACCGCGGCCGCCGAGGGCGCGGACCTCGTGGTCGTCACCAGCGACAACCCGCGCACGGAGGATCCCGAGGAGATCATCTCTCAGGTGACGCCGGGCCTGGAGAAGGGCGGCCTGCGCCGCATCTCCTCGGGCAAGGCCAAGAGCGGCGAGAAGGGCTATCTGGTGGACGTGGATCGCCGCGCCGCCATCGAGACGGCCATTGGCCTGGCGGGGCCGGATGACGTGGTGCTCATCGCCGGCAAGGGCCACGAGACGTACCAGATCATCGGTGGCGAGAAGCGCCAGTTCGATGACCGGGAAGCCGCGGCCAAGGCGCTCGCGAGCCGTCCTCAAGGCTGA